The stretch of DNA GACAACACAAGGCAGTGTTTGATTCAGGCACGGAAACTACTCAACACAACTTCTGTAACCACTTTGTGCACGGTTTCAGGGTCTTTTGACGCATCTATCACTCGAAAGCGTTCAGGTTCGAGTTTGGCCATGGCCAGATAACCCTGGCGGACCTTTTCGTGAAAGGCCAGGGCCTCCTTTTCAAAACGATCTTCCCGAACGTGCGTTGATTGGGTGTTGATGCGCTCCCACGCCCGCTTCAGGCCAAGGTCAACCGGCAGATCCAGAATGATGGTGAGGTCCGGTTTGAGGCTGCCGACCACCATGTGATGCATTCGCTCAATGACTTCAAGATCAAAGCCCCTTGCGTAGCCCTGATACACGGTAGTGGCGTCAAAGAACCGGTCTGAGACTACCACCTTATTGGCTTGCAGTGCGGGCTCAATGATTTCACGGACGTGCTGTGCGCGGTCAGCCTCGTACAAGAGAAGCTCCGTTATGGATAACATGGAGCTGTGGCTGGAGTCCAGAAGGATGGCGCGGATCTTTTCCCCGATCTTGGTTGCACCGGGCTCCCGGGTCGTGATGCAATCATAGCCCTTTGCCTGCAGCACAGGCATGAGAAGCCTTATCTGAGTGCTTTTTCCCGAACCCTCAATTCCTTCAAAGGTAATAAACATTTTTCATTTTTCATTGATCACTTGTCATTGGTCGCCGACTTCGCCAGCCTACTCCGCCGAAGTGGCAACGGCTACGAAGGCCGGGAAGTAGCCTTTTCAGCCGTCGTAGCCAAAGCTACTATGGCGAAGTCGGCGGCTACGAGCTCTCCGCCCGCCTGCGGGCCGAAGCCTATGGCGGAGAGCCCGAAGGCTACGGCCCGC from Deltaproteobacteria bacterium encodes:
- a CDS encoding dTMP kinase, which codes for MFITFEGIEGSGKSTQIRLLMPVLQAKGYDCITTREPGATKIGEKIRAILLDSSHSSMLSITELLLYEADRAQHVREIIEPALQANKVVVSDRFFDATTVYQGYARGFDLEVIERMHHMVVGSLKPDLTIILDLPVDLGLKRAWERINTQSTHVREDRFEKEALAFHEKVRQGYLAMAKLEPERFRVIDASKDPETVHKVVTEVVLSSFRA